Within Williamwhitmania sp., the genomic segment ACGCGAAAAGGCAGGATTGGTGCTTCTCACAATAAAGACCTCCTTAACCACCCCATCGCTTCCAATGGTAAAACGCACCACTACCTTACCGGGAATGGGTTTACCACTCAACTCTTTTGGATACACCAACTTACTCTGAATATAATCTTCGAAAGATTGACCGTTGTAAGAGAATACCGGGCGCGTAGCACTGCCTAGAGCCACCGACTTATTCAGCTCCTTGCTGGAGATGTAGCGTTTCTCTGGCTTGGTTTGAAGCGCAGTAATTCCATTGGCCTCCAGCATACCCCTATTTACCTTTTTTACAAAGACATATCGGCCACCCACAAACAGAAGCGCAACAATAACCAAAATTGCTAATACCACAGAAATAGATCGAACCATAAGCCTAAATCCACCGCTCCTTGATTCTGCCAGAAAGTCGAGCGGACGAAGATGCGATAGCTTTTGTCGAACCTGACGCAGCTCTGTATCGAAGTTTGGATCGGCTACACGTGGTGCTAACCCAGTGATGGCGGCCTGACAAAGTTCGCAACTAGCCAGATGCTCCCTTACCTGAGCTTGCTCTTGCTCGTTCATCTCACCCTGCAGGTAGCGAGTGAGACCATCCTCCGATATACATCCCGAAGGAGAAAATATGGATGAGCTATTCTTGGTCATCATCTTCGAGCATTATTTTCAATTTTCTTTTTCCATTCTGAACGTAGCTCTTCACCTGTCCAAATGTGTAACCGGTGAAATCGCTAATCTCTTGGTAAGACTTGCCTTGCAGGTAGAGCATATTCAGGCAGATGTTCTGCTCCATGCTGAGCTTGTCGAGGCCTGCAACAACCTCATCCAGCATCCGTTCCTTTTCCAAGGGATCGACCGGAACCTCTTCCGTAGTTAACCCCTCAACGGAAGCAAAGTTCACATCGTCGCTGTCGAGGCTAATGGTTTTATGCTTTGTTTTTCGAAAATAGAGGTAACACTCGTTGCGCGCAACCACCAGCAGCCACGACTTTAAGTTTCGAACACCACTGCCAGCCAGCGATTTTAGCAACTTCTCAAAAACAGTAATTACCAGATCGCGGGCAATTTCTCCATCACGTACTATGCTCAGGCACAAACCGTAAACCAAGTGGGAGTATCGATTAAAAATTTCCTCCATGGCTGCCTCAGTCGCCTCCTCCACAAATAGTCGCAAGAGCTCATCGTCGGGCAAGGTCGCAAAATCAACATCCCGATCTAACAATTTCCTTTTACTGCTAAGCTTCAGAAACAAAACCCTTGTCGTTTTAGATGATTGGAAAATACGCTCTTTTCCTTAAACTGGCAACACGCCACTGCAAATTTTTCATTTTATGCTCAACTATTTGGATAAGGAACAGTTTGAAACACAGTTTGAAGTCAGGAACCAGATGACCGAAGATGTGCCTACTGTTTGTAGCCCATTGCCTTCTCCTCAAAAAAAATTCCATCTTCGTTATGGAATTGTCACACTGTTAGCATCTTCTATGTAAGAAACAAGCAATTGTTTAACCTTAAAACTAAACGCTATGCTACCGAAAAAAACGAACAGAGCCAACCTTGAGAACAAGAAAGCGCTCTTCTTTGAAATTGGTCTAGTGGTTACCCTCGCTGCTGCATTGGCAGGATTTGAGTGGAGTTCAACACCATCACACAGCACAATTACCCAAGTGAGTATGGGCCAAGACCCTACAGACATTATTGAAATTCCTATAACAGAGCGAAAGGTGATTAAGACACCTCCTGCCCCACCAAGGGTAATTGAGGTAATAAACATCACCAAAAACAATTCCCCAGCAGTTACCGACGAGAATATAAACTGGGGAGGTGAGGATAATCCAAATACTCCTTCGTTATTAACCAACTATGAACCTACTGAAGAGAAGTTGGTTGAGGACCCCATCGTATACATTCCCTCAGAGTTCCCAACCTTTATGGGTGGTGGCACCGAAAAGTTTGTAAGCTGGGTGATGCAACGCATTCACTACCCCCAGATTGCACAGGAAACGGATATCGAAGGAACCGTTTACATTAGCTTTGTGGTGAACAAGGTTGGTAAAGTGGATAAGATAAAGGTTGTAAGAGGCGTTGATGCCCTCCTCGACAATGAGGCACTTAGGGTAATATCCAGCTCTCCCAAATGGACCCCGGGCAAACAGGGAACCAGAACGGTGAGTGTGGGGTTCACCATTCCTGTAACCTTTAAGCTAACCAACTAGCTCAAACAAACAGAGGGCCGTGGGCATAACGCTCACGGCTTTTTTAGTTAATTTCGTGTCATAAAATAGAATCGGAATTCGCCTCTCTATTCGCTCTTACCTCTGATGTGAGCCATCACATAGCGCAGCTCAGCGTAGCTGGCCCTGTCGCCAAAGTGCTCCTTGGCCGCCGAAATAGTCTCCATACCGTTGGAATAAAAATAGCGAGCAATTTCATCCACTCTGGGAGATTCCATCAACTTAAAAATGCTGAGTTCACCAGCCTGAATGAGCCTAGCCAAATGGCCCTCAATGGTGGTTTTGGACATGGACCTCAACGCTGCAATCTCCTCAACCGACATGCCGTCGTCAAAGAGCTTGAGAGTTGTAAGATAGGTCTCCCCCTTTTGTTTGGGAGCGGTTGGCTCCTTTTGCTTCTTGGTCTTGGGAACTGGCTCAAGCTCAGAATCCAAACGGGGGGAGCTGGCAGCAATACCAACCTCTGCGCAATAGTCACAAATA encodes:
- a CDS encoding sigma-70 family RNA polymerase sigma factor; translated protein: MFLKLSSKRKLLDRDVDFATLPDDELLRLFVEEATEAAMEEIFNRYSHLVYGLCLSIVRDGEIARDLVITVFEKLLKSLAGSGVRNLKSWLLVVARNECYLYFRKTKHKTISLDSDDVNFASVEGLTTEEVPVDPLEKERMLDEVVAGLDKLSMEQNICLNMLYLQGKSYQEISDFTGYTFGQVKSYVQNGKRKLKIMLEDDDQE
- a CDS encoding TonB family protein; this encodes MMTKNSSSIFSPSGCISEDGLTRYLQGEMNEQEQAQVREHLASCELCQAAITGLAPRVADPNFDTELRQVRQKLSHLRPLDFLAESRSGGFRLMVRSISVVLAILVIVALLFVGGRYVFVKKVNRGMLEANGITALQTKPEKRYISSKELNKSVALGSATRPVFSYNGQSFEDYIQSKLVYPKELSGKPIPGKVVVRFTIGSDGVVKEVFIVRSTNPAFSREAHKLLYGSPKWQPAEIGGVKVATLMLIELDWKK
- a CDS encoding energy transducer TonB: MLPKKTNRANLENKKALFFEIGLVVTLAAALAGFEWSSTPSHSTITQVSMGQDPTDIIEIPITERKVIKTPPAPPRVIEVINITKNNSPAVTDENINWGGEDNPNTPSLLTNYEPTEEKLVEDPIVYIPSEFPTFMGGGTEKFVSWVMQRIHYPQIAQETDIEGTVYISFVVNKVGKVDKIKVVRGVDALLDNEALRVISSSPKWTPGKQGTRTVSVGFTIPVTFKLTN